In one window of Streptomyces roseofulvus DNA:
- a CDS encoding MerR family transcriptional regulator translates to MRIGELSRRTGVSVPTIKFYVREGLLPAGRLTSPNQATYEETHVRRLRLIRALIDVGGLSVAAVREVIAAVDDPGRPVHDLLGEAAVRMVPRYGGEPAEDGRLSEARERVTELVRERDWRVFPGNPAAEALAVALAALGSVGHERFGEVLGAYADAAEQVARADLAYVAHHVAREELVESVAVGTVLGDALFAALRRLAQIDASDRVFGGKGEVFGGDGEGEEGK, encoded by the coding sequence GTGCGCATCGGCGAGTTGAGTCGCAGAACCGGGGTCTCGGTGCCCACGATCAAGTTCTACGTGCGGGAGGGACTGCTTCCGGCCGGCCGGCTGACGAGCCCGAACCAGGCCACGTACGAGGAGACACACGTACGGCGGCTGCGTCTGATCCGGGCCCTGATCGACGTCGGCGGGCTGTCCGTGGCGGCCGTGCGCGAGGTGATCGCGGCCGTCGACGACCCCGGCCGGCCCGTCCACGACCTGCTCGGCGAGGCGGCCGTGCGCATGGTGCCCCGCTACGGCGGCGAGCCCGCCGAGGACGGCCGGTTGTCCGAGGCGCGGGAGCGGGTCACCGAACTCGTCCGCGAGCGGGACTGGCGCGTCTTCCCCGGCAACCCCGCCGCCGAGGCGCTGGCGGTCGCGCTCGCCGCCCTCGGCTCCGTCGGGCACGAGCGGTTCGGCGAGGTGCTCGGCGCCTACGCGGACGCGGCCGAGCAGGTCGCCCGGGCCGACCTCGCCTACGTCGCCCACCACGTGGCCCGCGAGGAGCTGGTCGAGAGCGTCGCCGTCGGCACGGTCCTCGGGGACGCGCTCTTCGCCGCGCTCCGCCGCCTCGCCCAGATCGACGCCTCGGACCGCGTCTTCGGGGGCAAGGGGGAGGTCTTCGGGGGCGACGGGGAGGGGGAGGAGGGGAAGTGA
- a CDS encoding helical backbone metal receptor has protein sequence MTEVRGRTPRVVSLVPSLTEAVAVTAPGLLVGATDWCSHPAGLDVARIGGTKNPDVPAVLALRPDLVLANEEENRAADLDALRAGGAEVLVTEIRTLDQGLTALGDVLAACGAPRRPRWLAEAEEAWAAVEPVADGGVTAVVPIWRRPWMVLGRDTFAGDLLARLGVRNLYAGHPERYPKVPLGELTGARPRLVVLPDEPYRFTAADGPEAFPGTAAALVDGRMLTWYGPSLARAPRVLARELRAALR, from the coding sequence GTGACCGAGGTCCGGGGGCGGACGCCGCGGGTGGTGTCCCTGGTGCCCTCGCTCACCGAGGCCGTCGCCGTCACCGCGCCCGGCCTGCTCGTCGGCGCCACCGACTGGTGCAGCCACCCCGCCGGGCTCGACGTCGCCCGGATCGGCGGCACCAAGAACCCCGACGTGCCCGCCGTGCTCGCGCTCCGGCCCGATCTCGTCCTCGCCAACGAGGAGGAGAACCGGGCGGCCGACCTGGACGCTCTGCGGGCCGGCGGCGCCGAGGTGCTGGTCACCGAGATCCGCACCCTCGACCAGGGGCTGACCGCCCTCGGCGACGTCCTCGCCGCCTGCGGCGCGCCCCGCCGGCCGCGCTGGCTGGCGGAGGCGGAGGAGGCGTGGGCCGCCGTGGAGCCGGTCGCGGACGGGGGCGTCACCGCCGTCGTCCCGATCTGGCGCCGGCCGTGGATGGTGCTCGGCCGGGACACCTTCGCCGGCGACCTCCTCGCCCGCCTCGGCGTCCGCAACCTGTACGCGGGCCACCCCGAGCGCTACCCGAAGGTGCCGCTCGGCGAGCTGACCGGGGCCCGCCCGCGGCTCGTGGTGCTCCCGGACGAGCCGTACCGCTTCACGGCGGCCGACGGCCCCGAGGCGTTCCCCGGGACCGCGGCCGCGCTCGTCGACGGGCGGATGCTCACCTGGTACGGGCCGTCGCTGGCACGGGCACCGCGGGTGCTGGCGCGGGAGCTGCGAGCAGCGCTCCGCTGA
- a CDS encoding ABC transporter permease/substrate binding protein: MPRLPLGSWVDSSVDWLQARLSWLFDAVSGGITGLYDGIDAVLSAPQPLLLAGILAVVAWWLRGLAAGLLSFAGLALVDSVQLWDEAMATLSLVLVATLVTLVIAVPLGIWAARSKTVSTVLRPVLDFMQTMPAMVYLIPGIIFFGVGVVPGIIATIVFALPPGVRMTELGIRQVDAELVEAAEAFGTTPRSTLLRVQLPLAVPTIMAGVNQVIMLGLSMVVIAGMVGGGGLGGAVYRAIGNVDIGLGFEAGVSIVVLAMYLDRMTGALGRQVSPLGRRALAKARAATARRRTAQLWAHRPQPVTALVGVVVLALVAGGSGFLGGSGATSTTASGAGAGHGRKVSIGYIPWDEGIASTYLWKELLERRGYEVETKQLEAGALYTGLAGGQLDFQTDAWLPVTHAQYLEKYGNKLEDLGSWYGPTSLELSVPSYVKDVRSLADLKGKGDRFKGRIVGIEPSAGMMGILKDKVLKEYGLEGEYEVVDGSTPGMLAELKRAYERKEPVVVTLWSPHWAYSAHDLTKLADPKGVWGKGDGVHTLARKGFSEDNPEVGAWLKDFTLTEKQLTGLEAQIQRTGKGKEQQAVRTWLDAQPGLAERLAPQ, encoded by the coding sequence ATGCCTAGGCTTCCCCTCGGCTCCTGGGTCGACAGCTCCGTCGACTGGCTCCAGGCGCGGCTCTCCTGGCTGTTCGACGCGGTCAGCGGCGGCATCACCGGCCTCTACGACGGCATCGACGCCGTCCTGTCGGCGCCGCAGCCGCTGCTGCTCGCCGGCATCCTCGCCGTCGTCGCCTGGTGGCTGCGCGGTCTCGCCGCCGGTCTGCTCTCCTTCGCCGGGCTGGCTCTCGTCGACTCCGTCCAGCTGTGGGACGAGGCGATGGCGACGCTCTCGCTGGTGCTCGTCGCCACCCTCGTCACCCTGGTGATCGCCGTCCCGCTCGGCATCTGGGCGGCCCGCTCGAAGACGGTCAGCACGGTGCTGCGGCCCGTCCTCGACTTCATGCAGACCATGCCGGCGATGGTCTACCTGATCCCCGGCATCATCTTCTTCGGCGTCGGCGTCGTCCCCGGCATCATCGCCACCATCGTCTTCGCGCTGCCGCCCGGCGTCCGGATGACCGAGCTCGGCATCCGCCAGGTCGACGCCGAACTCGTCGAGGCCGCCGAGGCGTTCGGCACCACCCCGCGCAGCACCCTGCTCCGCGTCCAGCTGCCGCTCGCCGTCCCGACGATCATGGCCGGCGTCAACCAGGTCATCATGCTGGGCCTCTCCATGGTCGTCATCGCCGGCATGGTCGGCGGCGGCGGACTCGGCGGCGCCGTCTACCGCGCCATCGGCAACGTCGACATCGGCCTCGGCTTCGAGGCCGGCGTCTCCATCGTCGTCCTCGCCATGTACCTCGACCGGATGACCGGCGCCCTGGGCCGCCAGGTCTCCCCGCTCGGCCGACGCGCCCTCGCCAAGGCCCGCGCGGCCACCGCCCGCCGCCGCACCGCCCAGCTGTGGGCGCACCGCCCGCAGCCCGTCACCGCGCTCGTCGGCGTCGTCGTCCTCGCGCTCGTCGCGGGCGGGTCCGGCTTCCTCGGCGGCTCCGGCGCCACCTCGACCACGGCCTCCGGCGCGGGCGCCGGCCACGGCAGGAAGGTCAGCATCGGCTACATCCCGTGGGACGAGGGCATCGCCTCCACCTACCTGTGGAAGGAACTCCTGGAGCGCCGCGGCTACGAGGTCGAGACCAAGCAGCTGGAGGCCGGCGCGCTCTACACCGGCCTGGCCGGCGGGCAGCTCGACTTCCAGACCGACGCCTGGCTGCCCGTCACCCACGCCCAGTACCTGGAGAAGTACGGGAACAAGCTGGAGGACCTCGGCTCCTGGTACGGCCCGACCTCCCTGGAGCTGTCCGTCCCCTCGTACGTCAAGGACGTGCGGTCCCTCGCCGACCTGAAGGGCAAGGGCGACCGCTTCAAGGGCCGGATCGTCGGCATCGAGCCCAGCGCCGGGATGATGGGCATCCTCAAGGACAAGGTCCTGAAGGAGTACGGCCTGGAGGGCGAGTACGAGGTCGTCGACGGCTCCACGCCCGGCATGCTCGCCGAGCTGAAGCGCGCCTACGAGCGCAAGGAACCGGTCGTCGTCACCCTCTGGTCCCCGCACTGGGCCTACTCCGCCCACGACCTGACGAAGCTCGCCGACCCGAAGGGCGTCTGGGGCAAGGGCGACGGCGTGCACACCCTGGCCCGCAAGGGCTTCAGCGAGGACAACCCCGAGGTGGGCGCCTGGCTGAAGGACTTCACGCTCACGGAGAAGCAGCTCACCGGCCTGGAGGCGCAGATCCAGCGCACCGGCAAGGGCAAGGAGCAGCAGGCCGTCCGGACGTGGCTGGACGCCCAGCCCGGGCTCGCGGAGCGACTCGCCCCGCAGTGA
- a CDS encoding 5'-3' exonuclease: MLLDTASLYFRAYFGVPDSVRAPDGTPVNAVRGLLDFIGRLVQDHRPDELVACWDDDWRPQWRVDLIPSYKAHRVAVETETGPDEEEIPDTLSPQVPVIESVLAALGIARIGAAGYEADDVIGTLAERAEGPVDIVTGDRDLFQLVDDERAVRVLYPRKGVGDCDLVDSELIRAKYGVRPDQYADFAALRGDASDGLPGVKGIGEKTAAQLITEYGDLAGVRAAAEDRTSKLTPAKRRGIVEAAAYLDVAPTVVRVARDVPLPDFDPTLPAAPHDPAALQALATRWNLGGALTRLLPVLAGVRPGA, translated from the coding sequence ATGCTCCTGGACACCGCCAGCCTCTACTTCCGCGCGTACTTCGGCGTGCCGGACTCGGTCCGGGCCCCGGACGGGACGCCGGTGAACGCCGTGCGCGGGCTGCTCGACTTCATCGGCCGACTGGTGCAGGACCACCGGCCGGACGAGCTCGTGGCCTGCTGGGACGACGACTGGCGGCCCCAGTGGCGGGTGGACCTGATCCCCTCGTACAAGGCGCACCGGGTCGCCGTGGAGACGGAGACCGGGCCGGACGAGGAGGAGATCCCGGACACCCTGTCCCCGCAGGTCCCGGTGATCGAGTCCGTCCTCGCGGCGCTCGGCATCGCCCGGATCGGCGCCGCCGGGTACGAGGCGGACGACGTGATCGGCACGCTGGCGGAGCGGGCCGAGGGCCCGGTCGACATCGTGACCGGCGACCGGGACCTCTTCCAGCTCGTCGACGACGAGCGGGCGGTCCGGGTCCTGTACCCGCGCAAGGGCGTCGGCGACTGCGATCTGGTGGACTCCGAGCTGATCCGCGCGAAGTACGGGGTGCGGCCCGACCAGTACGCGGACTTTGCCGCGCTCCGCGGCGACGCCAGCGACGGCCTGCCCGGCGTGAAGGGCATCGGCGAGAAGACCGCCGCGCAGCTGATCACCGAGTACGGCGACCTGGCAGGCGTACGGGCGGCCGCCGAGGACCGCACCTCGAAGCTGACGCCGGCCAAGCGGCGCGGGATCGTCGAGGCGGCGGCCTATCTGGACGTGGCGCCGACGGTGGTCCGGGTGGCCCGGGACGTGCCGCTGCCGGACTTCGACCCGACGCTGCCCGCCGCCCCGCACGACCCGGCGGCCCTGCAGGCCCTCGCGACGCGCTGGAACCTCGGCGGCGCGCTCACCCGCCTGCTGCCGGTCCTGGCGGGCGTCCGGCCGGGGGCCTGA
- a CDS encoding helix-turn-helix domain-containing protein, whose protein sequence is MDEKEAPRVGAAVKRRRRALQLTLAVVAARSGLSVPFLSQIENERARPSRRSLELVAEALQTTAAELLAVAEAARTVDVVRADEGTDAMPDGVRRLVRGRHQLHALEFTGEQDAGRECQHRNDELLYVADGAAEVEAEGRAHRLGRGDSLYLSGGVRHRWRATEPGTRLLVVAVADHVEVEEE, encoded by the coding sequence ATGGACGAGAAGGAAGCACCCCGCGTGGGCGCGGCCGTCAAGAGGCGGCGCCGGGCCCTCCAGCTCACCCTGGCCGTGGTCGCCGCCCGCAGCGGCCTGTCCGTGCCCTTCCTCAGCCAGATCGAGAACGAGCGCGCCCGCCCCAGCCGCCGCTCCCTGGAGCTGGTCGCCGAGGCCCTCCAGACCACCGCCGCGGAACTCCTCGCCGTCGCCGAGGCCGCCCGCACCGTCGACGTCGTCCGCGCCGACGAGGGCACCGACGCCATGCCGGACGGGGTACGGCGGCTGGTGCGCGGCCGGCACCAGCTGCACGCCCTGGAGTTCACCGGCGAGCAGGACGCGGGCCGCGAGTGCCAGCACCGCAACGACGAACTGCTGTACGTCGCCGACGGCGCCGCCGAGGTCGAGGCCGAGGGCCGCGCCCACCGGCTGGGCCGCGGCGACTCCCTGTACCTCTCCGGCGGCGTGCGGCACCGCTGGCGCGCCACCGAGCCGGGCACCCGCCTCCTGGTCGTGGCGGTCGCGGACCACGTCGAGGTCGAGGAGGAGTGA
- a CDS encoding ADP-ribosylglycohydrolase family protein, with protein sequence MTSLDRAVGAVLGSAVGDALGAPFEFGLPGAFRDRFPDGVGELCGGGGWDPGEATDDTQMAVLVGESLVERGGLDLPDVFDRFRRWAAADPKDIGLQTERVLLGGGTWDLAAAVDYQVEGRGAGNGCLMRASTSAVHFAPRGRAATMEAGRRLAALTHGHRAAWEGTALLHELVRVALLGEDPSAVVPEALAEVDAAERERWATVLAPGWRPEDATEFNGAVWPCLGSAVWALRTTGTFEEALVAAVDLGGDTDTVAAVTGMLAGAVYGSGAIPERWTAALHVPLPGFGDRVLRADELRALAGALADGA encoded by the coding sequence ATGACCTCCCTCGACCGCGCCGTGGGCGCCGTCCTCGGCTCCGCCGTCGGCGACGCCCTGGGCGCGCCCTTCGAGTTCGGCCTTCCCGGCGCCTTCCGTGACCGATTCCCTGACGGTGTCGGGGAGTTGTGCGGCGGTGGCGGCTGGGATCCGGGGGAGGCCACGGACGACACCCAGATGGCCGTGCTGGTCGGGGAGTCGCTGGTCGAACGGGGCGGGCTCGATCTGCCCGACGTGTTCGACCGGTTCCGCCGCTGGGCGGCGGCGGACCCCAAGGACATCGGTCTTCAGACGGAACGGGTGCTGCTGGGCGGCGGTACGTGGGACCTGGCCGCCGCCGTCGACTACCAGGTGGAAGGCCGCGGCGCCGGCAACGGCTGTCTCATGCGGGCCTCCACGTCCGCCGTCCACTTCGCTCCCCGGGGCCGCGCGGCCACCATGGAGGCCGGCCGCCGGCTGGCCGCCCTCACCCACGGGCACCGGGCCGCCTGGGAGGGCACCGCCCTCCTGCACGAACTGGTCCGTGTCGCCCTGCTCGGCGAGGACCCGTCGGCCGTGGTTCCGGAGGCCCTGGCCGAGGTGGACGCGGCTGAGCGGGAGCGCTGGGCCACGGTCCTGGCGCCCGGGTGGCGGCCCGAGGACGCGACGGAGTTCAACGGCGCCGTCTGGCCTTGTCTCGGCTCCGCCGTGTGGGCGCTGCGCACCACCGGAACCTTCGAGGAGGCCCTGGTGGCCGCGGTCGACCTCGGCGGGGACACGGACACGGTCGCGGCGGTCACGGGCATGCTGGCGGGCGCCGTGTACGGCTCCGGGGCCATCCCGGAACGCTGGACGGCCGCGCTGCACGTCCCGCTCCCCGGCTTCGGCGACCGCGTCCTCCGCGCCGACGAGCTGCGGGCGCTCGCGGGCGCTCTCGCCGACGGGGCGTGA
- a CDS encoding LysR family transcriptional regulator, whose translation MSRERDGGAGAERGTATGGGAGGRRTAAAALAAAGGGAGTGAGPGPGAWEPATAHLSHRVPDLGALELLLAVARHGSLGAAAREVGITQPAASSRIRSMERQLGVALVDRSPRGSRLTDAGALVTDWARRIVESAEAFDAGVQALRGRRDSRLRVVASMTIAEYLLPGWLIALRAERPDTAVSLQAGNSAVVAERLLAGEADLGFVEGLAVPDGLDGTVVAHDRLVVVTAPSHPWARRRTPIDPAELAATPLVLRERGSGTRQVLDAALAGHGGLARPLLELASTTAVKAAAVTGAGPAVLSELAIAEELSGRRLVAVPVAGVRLSRDLRAVWPTGHRPTGPARDLLALTRARPGG comes from the coding sequence ATGAGCAGGGAGCGGGACGGCGGCGCGGGGGCGGAGCGGGGCACGGCCACGGGCGGGGGCGCCGGGGGGAGAAGGACGGCGGCCGCGGCCCTCGCGGCCGCCGGCGGCGGCGCGGGTACGGGGGCGGGCCCGGGCCCCGGGGCGTGGGAGCCGGCGACGGCGCACCTGTCGCACCGGGTCCCCGACCTCGGCGCGCTCGAACTGCTCCTCGCCGTCGCCCGGCACGGCAGCCTGGGCGCCGCCGCCCGCGAGGTCGGCATCACCCAGCCGGCGGCCAGCAGCCGCATCCGTTCGATGGAGCGGCAGCTCGGCGTGGCGCTCGTGGACCGCTCGCCGCGCGGTTCCCGGCTCACCGACGCGGGCGCCCTGGTCACCGACTGGGCGCGGCGGATCGTGGAGTCCGCCGAGGCGTTCGACGCGGGGGTGCAGGCGCTGCGGGGGCGCCGGGACTCTCGGCTGCGGGTGGTCGCGTCCATGACGATCGCCGAGTACCTGCTGCCGGGCTGGCTGATCGCGCTGCGCGCCGAACGCCCGGACACCGCGGTGTCGCTCCAGGCGGGCAACTCGGCGGTGGTCGCGGAGCGGCTGCTCGCGGGCGAGGCGGACCTCGGCTTCGTCGAGGGGCTCGCCGTCCCGGACGGGCTCGACGGCACCGTCGTCGCGCACGACCGGCTCGTGGTGGTGACCGCGCCCTCGCATCCGTGGGCCCGCCGCCGCACCCCGATCGACCCGGCCGAGCTGGCCGCGACGCCGCTGGTGCTGCGGGAGCGCGGTTCGGGCACCCGGCAGGTCCTGGACGCGGCCCTCGCCGGGCACGGCGGGCTGGCCCGCCCGCTGCTCGAACTGGCTTCCACCACCGCCGTGAAGGCGGCGGCGGTCACCGGCGCGGGTCCGGCGGTCCTCAGCGAGCTCGCGATCGCCGAGGAGCTGTCCGGCCGCCGTCTGGTCGCCGTGCCGGTGGCCGGCGTCCGGCTCAGCCGCGACCTGCGGGCCGTCTGGCCCACCGGCCACCGGCCCACCGGTCCGGCCCGCGACCTGCTCGCCCTGACGAGGGCCCGGCCGGGCGGCTGA
- a CDS encoding betaine/proline/choline family ABC transporter ATP-binding protein codes for MSRLQADHLFKVFARRPADESEAVRALVAGADRDALREDGVTAAVVDASFVVEPGQIFVVMGLSGSGKSTLLRMLNGLLEPTAGRVLYDGDDLTALTPRALREVRSRRVSMVFQHFALFPHRTVLENAGYGLEVQGVPRAEREKRAAEALALCGLAGWEKSWPDELSGGMQQRVGLARALATDADLLLMDESFSALDPLIRRDMQDQLLVLQKKLKKTIVFITHDLNEAMRLGDRVAVMRGGRIVQLGTAEDILVRPADDYVASFIQDVDRSRVLTASAVMTAAEGPVDPDAPVVGPDTLLADLCALAAAGPHPVTVREDGGPALGVVQKERLLAVLGGQPTGPAAEEVALHA; via the coding sequence GTGTCCAGGCTCCAGGCCGACCACCTGTTCAAGGTGTTCGCCAGACGCCCCGCCGACGAGTCGGAGGCCGTCCGTGCCCTCGTCGCCGGCGCCGACCGCGACGCGCTCCGCGAGGACGGCGTCACCGCCGCCGTCGTCGACGCGTCCTTCGTGGTCGAACCGGGTCAGATCTTCGTGGTCATGGGCCTCTCCGGATCCGGCAAGTCGACCCTCCTGCGCATGCTCAACGGCCTGCTCGAACCGACCGCGGGCCGCGTCCTCTACGACGGCGACGACCTCACCGCGCTCACCCCCCGCGCGCTGCGCGAGGTCCGTTCCCGCCGCGTCAGCATGGTCTTCCAGCACTTCGCGCTCTTCCCGCACCGCACCGTCCTGGAGAACGCCGGCTACGGCCTGGAGGTCCAGGGGGTCCCGCGCGCCGAGCGCGAGAAGCGCGCCGCCGAGGCGCTGGCCCTGTGCGGCCTGGCCGGCTGGGAGAAGTCCTGGCCGGACGAGCTCTCCGGAGGCATGCAGCAGCGCGTGGGCCTGGCCCGGGCGCTCGCCACCGACGCCGACCTGCTCCTCATGGACGAGTCCTTCAGCGCCCTCGACCCGCTGATCCGCCGCGACATGCAGGACCAGCTCCTGGTCCTCCAGAAGAAGCTGAAGAAGACCATCGTCTTCATCACCCACGACCTCAACGAGGCCATGCGCCTCGGCGACCGCGTCGCCGTCATGCGCGGCGGCCGGATCGTGCAGCTCGGCACCGCCGAGGACATCCTCGTCCGGCCCGCCGACGACTACGTGGCCTCCTTCATCCAGGACGTCGACCGCTCCCGGGTGCTCACCGCCTCCGCCGTCATGACCGCCGCCGAGGGCCCCGTCGACCCGGACGCCCCGGTCGTCGGCCCCGACACGCTCCTCGCCGACCTGTGCGCGCTCGCCGCCGCGGGCCCGCACCCGGTGACCGTGCGCGAGGACGGCGGTCCCGCCCTCGGAGTCGTACAGAAGGAAAGGCTTCTCGCCGTGCTCGGCGGACAACCGACCGGGCCGGCCGCCGAGGAGGTGGCCCTCCATGCCTAG
- a CDS encoding TDT family transporter — MASLAPSRPLLGATTPGARATRSVRHLGPNWYASVMGTSVVGTAGAALPVTVPGLRTVCTAVWALSLAMLLALLTARAAHWHRHRDQARAHLLDPAVAPFYGCLSMALLAVGGGTLTLGRDWIGLPAAVALDAVLFTAGTAVGLAAAVAVPYLMVVRHRIEQASPVWLLPVVAPMVSAALGPLLLPHLPEGQARQTLLIACYAMFGISLLATLVMLPLVFGRLVLDGPLPLALTPTLFLVLGPLGQSTTAANAFADAAAGVLPATYAHGFAAFAVLYGVPVTGFALLWLALAGAMVVRARRAGMGFAMTWWAFTFPVGTCVTGAEGLARHTGLDAFRWLAIGLYAFLAAAWLVAGTHTVRGLVSGALLAAPAPAPAVPVPATARTR; from the coding sequence ATGGCAAGCCTCGCACCCTCCCGCCCCCTCCTCGGCGCCACCACCCCCGGCGCCCGGGCGACCCGTTCGGTCCGTCACCTCGGACCCAACTGGTACGCCTCCGTGATGGGCACCTCCGTCGTCGGCACCGCGGGCGCCGCGCTCCCCGTCACCGTGCCCGGTCTCCGTACCGTCTGCACCGCCGTCTGGGCGCTCTCCCTCGCGATGCTGCTGGCCCTGCTGACCGCCCGGGCCGCGCACTGGCACCGCCACCGCGACCAGGCCCGCGCCCATCTCCTCGACCCGGCCGTGGCCCCCTTCTACGGCTGTCTGTCGATGGCGCTGCTCGCCGTCGGCGGCGGCACGCTGACCCTCGGCCGGGACTGGATCGGCCTCCCCGCCGCGGTCGCCCTGGACGCCGTCCTGTTCACCGCCGGCACCGCGGTGGGACTGGCCGCCGCCGTCGCCGTGCCGTACCTGATGGTGGTCCGGCACCGGATCGAGCAGGCGTCCCCCGTCTGGCTGCTGCCCGTCGTCGCCCCCATGGTCTCCGCCGCGCTCGGCCCCCTGCTCCTCCCCCACCTGCCCGAGGGCCAGGCCCGCCAGACGCTGCTGATCGCCTGCTACGCGATGTTCGGCATCAGCCTGCTCGCCACCCTGGTGATGCTGCCGCTGGTCTTCGGCCGGCTCGTCCTCGACGGCCCGCTGCCCCTCGCGCTCACCCCGACGCTCTTCCTCGTCCTGGGCCCCCTCGGCCAGTCGACCACCGCCGCCAACGCCTTCGCCGACGCCGCCGCCGGCGTCCTCCCCGCCACCTACGCGCACGGCTTCGCCGCCTTCGCCGTCCTCTACGGCGTGCCCGTGACGGGCTTCGCGCTGCTGTGGCTGGCACTGGCCGGGGCGATGGTGGTGCGGGCCCGGCGCGCGGGCATGGGCTTCGCGATGACCTGGTGGGCGTTCACCTTCCCCGTGGGCACCTGCGTCACCGGCGCCGAGGGGCTCGCCCGCCACACCGGCCTGGACGCCTTCCGCTGGCTCGCGATCGGCCTGTACGCGTTCCTCGCCGCGGCCTGGCTGGTGGCCGGCACCCACACCGTGCGCGGCCTGGTCAGCGGAGCGCTGCTCGCAGCTCCCGCGCCAGCACCCGCGGTGCCCGTGCCAGCGACGGCCCGTACCAGGTGA
- a CDS encoding siderophore-interacting protein: protein MAEQPARKAPKATEAHVVRTERLTPHMVRVVLGGPGLDGFDAGTYTDHYVKLLFAPEGVTYPEPFDMERIRAERPREEWPTTRTYTVRAWDPVHRELTLDFVVHGDEGLAGPWAARAQVGETVRFLGPGGGYAPDPAADWHLLAGDESALPAIAVALERLPAGARVHAFVEIEDAADEQKFATADGVEVTWLHRSGRPAGEALVEAVRKLDFPAGDVHAFVHGEAGFVKELRRHLRMERRVARERLSISGYWRLGKTDEAWRAIKREWNEQVEREQEHPRAA, encoded by the coding sequence GTGGCAGAGCAGCCGGCCCGCAAGGCCCCCAAGGCCACCGAGGCGCACGTCGTCCGCACCGAGCGGCTCACCCCGCACATGGTGCGGGTCGTCCTCGGCGGACCGGGCCTCGACGGCTTCGACGCCGGCACCTACACCGACCACTACGTGAAGCTGCTCTTCGCCCCCGAGGGCGTGACCTACCCGGAGCCGTTCGACATGGAGCGGATCCGGGCCGAGCGGCCCCGCGAGGAGTGGCCCACGACCCGCACGTACACGGTGCGCGCCTGGGATCCGGTCCACCGCGAGCTGACCCTGGACTTCGTGGTCCACGGCGACGAGGGCCTCGCGGGCCCCTGGGCGGCCCGCGCGCAGGTGGGCGAGACGGTGCGGTTCCTCGGTCCCGGCGGTGGCTACGCCCCGGACCCGGCGGCCGACTGGCACCTTCTCGCGGGCGACGAGAGCGCCCTGCCGGCGATCGCGGTGGCGCTGGAGCGGCTGCCCGCGGGCGCGCGGGTGCACGCCTTCGTGGAGATCGAGGACGCCGCCGACGAGCAGAAGTTCGCGACGGCGGACGGCGTCGAGGTGACCTGGCTGCACCGCTCCGGCCGCCCGGCCGGCGAGGCGCTCGTCGAGGCCGTGCGGAAGCTGGACTTCCCGGCGGGCGACGTGCACGCCTTCGTCCACGGCGAGGCCGGTTTCGTGAAGGAGCTGCGCCGCCATCTGCGCATGGAGCGGCGGGTGGCGCGCGAGCGGCTGTCCATCTCGGGCTACTGGCGCCTGGGCAAGACGGACGAGGCGTGGCGCGCGATCAAGCGCGAGTGGAACGAGCAGGTGGAGCGGGAGCAGGAGCACCCGCGGGCCGCCTGA